The sequence GGTGAGCTGGGCGACCGCGTCATCGAGGGTGGCGCGGTCGTCGTCGTCACACAGGAAGGCGCCGTGCGAACAGCACCCGTCGTCGGGGCGGCCGGCCACGATGCCCCGGCACGCGGGGGTGCCGAAAACACAGGTCCACCGGGACAGCAGCCACGTGAGGTCGGCGGCGATCAGGTGTTCGGGGTTGTCGGGGTCGTAGAACTCCACCCATTCGCGGGGGAAGTCCAGATCGACCTCACCAGGATGGGAGCGGCGCTGCGCGGGGGTCACAAAACTCCACGCTAGACCAGAAATTCACGTTGCCTCACCTCGTCTGGGCTTCACCCCACTAAGTTGGGTGCGTGCGATTAGGGGTGCTCGACGTCGGCAGCAACACCGTCCACCTATTGGTGGTCGATGCCCACCGGGGTGGTCACCCGACTCCCATGAGCTCGACCAAGGCCACGCTGCGGCTGGCCGAGGCGACCGACAGCTCCGGCAAGATCACCCGGCGCGGAGCCGACAAGCTGGTGTCCACGGTCGGCGAATTCGCCACGATCGCAGCGAGTTCGGGCTGTGCGGAGCTGGTGGCGTTCGCCACCTCGGCGGTGCGCGACGCGTCCAACTCCGAAGATGTGCTGGCCCGGGTGCGTTCGGAGGCCGGTGTCGAATTGCAGGTGCTCGCCGGCGAAGACGAATCCCGGCTGACGTTCCTGGCGGTGCGGCGCTGGTTCGGCTGGAGCGCCGGACGGATCAACAACCTCGACATCGGTGGCGGGTCGCTGGAGATGTCCAGCGGTGTCGACGAGGAACCGGACGTCGCGCTGTCGCTGCCGTTGGGGGCCGGACGGCTCACCCGGGAGTGGCTGACCGAAGACCCGCCCGGCCGGCGCCGGGTGGCCATGCTGCGGGACTGGCTGGACACCGAGCTCGCAGGTGCCGCTGCGGCCGTGCT is a genomic window of Mycolicibacter heraklionensis containing:
- a CDS encoding Ppx/GppA phosphatase family protein, whose amino-acid sequence is MRLGVLDVGSNTVHLLVVDAHRGGHPTPMSSTKATLRLAEATDSSGKITRRGADKLVSTVGEFATIAASSGCAELVAFATSAVRDASNSEDVLARVRSEAGVELQVLAGEDESRLTFLAVRRWFGWSAGRINNLDIGGGSLEMSSGVDEEPDVALSLPLGAGRLTREWLTEDPPGRRRVAMLRDWLDTELAGAAAAVLDAGPPDLAVASSKTFRSLARLTGAAPSAAGPRVRRTLTATGLRQLISFISRMTTADRAELEGVSAERAPQIVAGALVAEASMRALSIETVEICPWALREGLILRRLDSEADGVTLFGSPAVNMAGARPKGADR